A single window of Nocardioides kongjuensis DNA harbors:
- a CDS encoding 1-acyl-sn-glycerol-3-phosphate acyltransferase, with protein MSALAGRDPAYVAKVLPLLKLAMKGYFRSTVSGMDKVPDGGALIVGNHSGGLTPMDVPIIAVAFADTFGADRPLYCLAHDMLFTGAAGPVMRKFGFVNATREAAHEILTNGGVTIVFPGGDHDTFRPTLQSRVVDFNGRTGYLRTALRAGVPIVPVVSIGGQESQLFLTRGEWIGRRSPLRKVMRTDLFPIGIGFPFGLSAAPLNLPLPTKITTRVLDPIDIEAEFGSEPDLAEVDRVVRGRMEDALAEMARKRRFPVLG; from the coding sequence GTGAGCGCGCTCGCGGGCCGCGACCCGGCGTATGTCGCCAAGGTCCTGCCGCTTCTCAAGCTCGCGATGAAGGGCTACTTCCGCTCCACGGTGAGCGGCATGGACAAGGTTCCCGACGGTGGCGCTCTCATCGTCGGCAACCACTCCGGCGGCCTGACGCCGATGGACGTGCCGATCATCGCGGTCGCCTTCGCCGACACGTTCGGCGCCGACCGGCCGCTGTACTGCCTGGCCCACGACATGCTCTTCACGGGCGCCGCCGGGCCGGTCATGCGCAAGTTCGGGTTCGTCAACGCGACCCGGGAGGCCGCCCACGAGATCCTCACCAACGGCGGCGTCACGATCGTCTTCCCGGGCGGTGACCACGACACCTTCCGCCCGACGCTGCAGTCGAGGGTCGTCGACTTCAACGGCCGCACCGGCTACCTGCGCACCGCGTTGCGCGCCGGTGTCCCGATCGTCCCGGTCGTCTCGATCGGCGGCCAGGAGTCGCAGCTGTTCCTCACGCGTGGCGAGTGGATCGGCAGGCGCTCGCCGCTGCGCAAGGTGATGCGCACGGACCTGTTCCCGATCGGCATCGGCTTCCCGTTCGGGCTGTCCGCGGCGCCGCTCAACCTGCCGCTCCCGACGAAGATCACCACCCGGGTGCTCGACCCGATCGACATCGAGGCGGAGTTCGGGTCCGAGCCCGACCTCGCCGAGGTCGACCGGGTCGTCCGCGGCCGGATGGAGGACGCGCTCGCCGAGATGGCCCGCAAGCGGCGCTTCCCGGTGCTGGGATGA
- a CDS encoding alpha/beta fold hydrolase, with the protein MNDVYDFHDHGAAAPDGARGPHRGLLLLELPRWSVEYGASRLVDLARTASGPVLPGERDLGRGRPVLVLPGFSANDRLTGRLRGHLSRRGWEVHGWNLGSNHGLTERIVTGLPQRFAEIADRYDEPISVVGWSFGGLLARWLAHEHPDGVHQVVCLGSPWRAEGERTRATGMFERSRARHGIVDNAREIVDQLRGPVPVPLTAVWSRTDGIVPWRGCTVDEHDGSDGRPPAENVEVVSSHVGMVANPLVLSVVVDRLRQDPGDWQPFAWSRVAAGLAGLAGAAS; encoded by the coding sequence GTGAACGACGTGTACGACTTCCACGACCACGGCGCCGCGGCGCCGGACGGCGCCCGCGGCCCACACCGCGGGCTGCTGCTGCTCGAGCTGCCCCGCTGGAGCGTGGAGTACGGCGCCTCGCGCCTGGTCGACCTCGCGCGCACCGCCTCCGGCCCGGTGCTCCCCGGCGAGCGCGACCTCGGCCGTGGCCGCCCGGTGCTGGTGCTGCCGGGATTCTCGGCCAACGACAGGCTCACCGGGCGACTCCGCGGTCACCTCTCCCGGCGCGGCTGGGAGGTCCACGGCTGGAACCTCGGCAGCAACCACGGGCTCACCGAGCGGATCGTCACCGGCCTGCCGCAGCGCTTCGCCGAGATCGCGGACCGCTACGACGAGCCGATCAGCGTCGTGGGCTGGAGCTTCGGCGGCCTGCTGGCCCGCTGGCTCGCTCACGAGCACCCCGACGGGGTCCACCAGGTGGTCTGCCTCGGCTCGCCGTGGCGGGCCGAGGGGGAGCGCACCCGCGCCACCGGGATGTTCGAGAGGTCCCGGGCCAGGCACGGCATCGTGGACAACGCCCGCGAGATCGTCGACCAGCTCCGGGGCCCGGTCCCGGTGCCGCTGACCGCGGTCTGGTCGAGGACCGACGGCATCGTCCCGTGGCGCGGCTGCACCGTGGACGAGCACGACGGCTCGGACGGCCGCCCGCCCGCCGAGAACGTCGAGGTGGTCAGCAGCCACGTCGGCATGGTCGCCAACCCGCTGGTGCTCTCGGTCGTGGTCGACCGGCTCCGCCAGGACCCGGGCGACTGGCAGCCGTTCGCCTGGTCACGCGTGGCCGCGGGGCTCGCGGGACTCGCAGGGGCGGCGTCGTGA
- a CDS encoding lipase family protein, whose product MGISRRRVRFGAALAAVMATVATLAPAGSSQARPAVVPTAQGARQEAAATPDPFFTYTGSTPLADLAPGTVLATRALPYRIARLPLPLQLVQVLFRTTDQRGEAVAGVTTVVRPLVGRTAKVIGYQSFYDSLNPEDGPSRAYSGVFSPGVMAAHVETTLFAGFLLQGYAIVVADTQGPTADFAAGPEYGQVTLDSLRAALKAPGTGIAPTARIGLIGYSGGAIATNWASVLAPGYAPDIDRRLVGAAEGGVLVRPSANLGYVDGSMVWAGVIPMAVVGVARGFGIDLTPYLNDYGKQVYAKLQKASIAQVLGAYPGLTWRKMTKPEYADPARIPVFVDTVNQLNLGTRPTPTVPMFIGQGTAGELEGTPRSRTLGPGDGVMIAGDVRSLAKQYCADGLPVVHREYPLSHFTSVPFWLPEAMAWLNARFAGVPAPSTCSSIPAGNPLTPLAPAP is encoded by the coding sequence ATGGGGATCTCCAGGAGGCGGGTGCGCTTCGGCGCTGCGCTGGCGGCAGTGATGGCAACGGTGGCGACGCTCGCACCCGCGGGATCGTCGCAGGCGCGACCGGCCGTCGTACCGACGGCGCAGGGGGCGAGGCAGGAGGCGGCGGCGACTCCGGACCCCTTCTTCACCTACACGGGCAGCACCCCGCTCGCGGACCTCGCGCCGGGGACGGTCCTGGCGACCCGCGCGCTGCCGTACCGGATCGCGAGGCTGCCGCTGCCGCTCCAGCTGGTGCAGGTCCTGTTCCGCACGACCGACCAGCGCGGTGAGGCCGTCGCCGGCGTCACGACGGTGGTCCGGCCGCTCGTCGGCCGCACCGCCAAGGTGATCGGCTACCAGTCGTTCTACGACTCGCTCAACCCCGAGGACGGCCCGTCCCGCGCCTACTCCGGCGTGTTCAGCCCGGGTGTGATGGCCGCGCACGTCGAGACGACGCTGTTCGCCGGCTTCCTGCTCCAGGGCTACGCGATCGTGGTCGCCGACACCCAGGGCCCGACCGCCGACTTCGCCGCCGGGCCGGAGTACGGCCAGGTCACCCTCGACTCCCTGCGCGCCGCGCTGAAGGCGCCGGGCACCGGCATCGCCCCGACCGCGCGGATCGGCCTGATCGGCTACTCCGGCGGCGCCATCGCGACCAACTGGGCCTCGGTCCTCGCGCCGGGCTACGCCCCCGACATCGACCGGCGCCTGGTCGGTGCCGCCGAGGGCGGCGTCCTCGTGCGCCCCTCGGCCAACCTCGGCTACGTCGACGGCTCGATGGTCTGGGCCGGGGTCATCCCGATGGCCGTGGTGGGGGTCGCCCGAGGGTTCGGCATCGACCTGACGCCCTACCTCAACGACTACGGCAAGCAGGTCTACGCCAAGCTCCAGAAGGCCTCCATCGCCCAGGTCCTCGGCGCCTACCCGGGCCTGACCTGGCGCAAGATGACCAAGCCCGAGTACGCAGACCCGGCGCGGATCCCGGTCTTCGTCGACACGGTCAACCAGCTCAACCTCGGCACCCGGCCCACGCCGACCGTGCCGATGTTCATCGGCCAGGGCACGGCCGGCGAGCTCGAGGGCACCCCGCGCAGCAGGACTCTCGGCCCCGGCGACGGCGTGATGATCGCCGGCGACGTGCGCTCGCTCGCGAAGCAGTACTGCGCCGACGGGCTCCCGGTCGTGCACCGCGAGTACCCGCTCAGCCACTTCACCTCGGTGCCGTTCTGGCTGCCCGAGGCGATGGCCTGGCTCAACGCCCGCTTCGCCGGCGTGCCCGCGCCGAGCACCTGCTCGTCCATCCCGGCCGGCAACCCGCTCACGCCGCTCGCGCCCGCGCCGTAG
- a CDS encoding DUF4129 domain-containing transglutaminase family protein — protein MSHPTSAPVPPPVRGSSRSASRGGPVVVVPQRRRGRGVLPPWWLTVIDAVLVVGLGVLCAWPLGQAWTGDRWLVAVVVGLVLGVVIAWTGARWRWGPWLTALAVAVAYLLVGSAVAVPNRTANGLVPTADSLHDLVIGLVQSWRESLTLPVPLTETGVVLIVPLVTGLVGGLTAGVLLWRSRWPGLAGVVLALVLVLSAAFGDVTAPAALTRGLVGAVIGLVWLRWRSLRHVRARWGRRVLATLVVVGVAGGAASGLGALADPQANRVVLRDHVDPPFDPHDYPSPLSKFRAYKKEPLRTETSLFSVNDLDSGTRVRLAVMDTYDGIVWNVSGGPESAHDSGTFRRLRNDPDAEAKATTRGSITVTGYTGVWVPSVGDTLSMTPVRDGRADDASAAELVINRETGTVAQIGGVTTGTTFEVEAVTPPPLVDEEIAVLAADPSVSLPAPRIVPEELADRVQRWQVDDKFAGGSGGELALFLRDAFREHGFYSDGIDDDVPAGHGASRLAELTKTATPVGDAEQYAAAMAVIGQQMGLPIRVVLGFKVPPGGDDVRGQDISAWTEVKLAGAGWVPFDPTPPEDHKLRKPNDDPDEEPQPQVLQPPRVPGEPKEASDNLQQGDGHRKELDVLAVLGTILGIALDVAKVALLLSPLWGVLLFKFLRRRRRRRADDPTRRLTGAWHELADRVRDLGVRPAPGSTRRESAYAVAERYDAVPVVTLAHTADRHVYGAGEPTPEEAHAYWADVDTALRRIRKATPWWRRLLARFSLASVPWRAGLERLRAGLGSRARRAGRWFAALGPVVRVRAGGRRLARGVAGILHRDR, from the coding sequence ATGAGTCACCCGACCAGTGCCCCCGTCCCGCCGCCCGTCCGCGGTAGCAGCCGTTCGGCCAGCCGCGGGGGACCCGTGGTGGTCGTCCCGCAGCGCCGTCGCGGGCGCGGGGTGCTGCCGCCGTGGTGGCTGACGGTGATCGACGCGGTGCTCGTGGTCGGGCTCGGCGTCCTGTGCGCCTGGCCGCTGGGCCAGGCGTGGACCGGCGACCGCTGGCTGGTCGCCGTCGTCGTCGGCCTGGTCCTCGGCGTCGTCATCGCCTGGACCGGCGCCCGGTGGCGGTGGGGCCCGTGGCTGACCGCGCTCGCCGTTGCTGTCGCCTACCTGCTGGTCGGGTCCGCGGTGGCCGTGCCCAACCGCACCGCCAACGGGCTCGTGCCGACGGCCGACTCGCTGCACGACCTGGTCATCGGGCTGGTGCAGTCCTGGCGGGAGTCGCTGACCCTGCCCGTGCCGCTCACCGAGACCGGCGTCGTGCTCATCGTCCCGCTCGTGACCGGACTGGTCGGGGGACTCACCGCCGGCGTGCTGCTGTGGCGCTCCCGGTGGCCCGGCCTCGCGGGCGTCGTCCTGGCCCTGGTCCTGGTGCTGTCGGCTGCGTTCGGCGACGTGACCGCGCCCGCAGCGCTGACCCGCGGCCTGGTCGGTGCCGTCATCGGCCTCGTGTGGCTGCGCTGGCGCTCGCTGCGCCATGTCCGTGCCCGGTGGGGCCGCCGGGTGCTCGCCACCCTCGTCGTCGTCGGGGTGGCCGGGGGAGCGGCGAGCGGGCTGGGCGCCCTCGCCGACCCCCAGGCCAACCGGGTCGTGCTGCGCGACCACGTCGACCCGCCGTTCGACCCCCACGACTACCCGAGCCCGCTGTCGAAGTTCCGCGCCTACAAGAAGGAGCCGCTGCGCACGGAGACCTCGCTGTTCTCCGTCAACGACCTCGACAGCGGCACCCGCGTCCGGTTGGCCGTGATGGACACGTACGACGGCATCGTGTGGAACGTCTCGGGCGGCCCCGAGAGCGCCCACGACTCCGGCACCTTCCGCCGGCTGCGCAACGACCCCGACGCCGAGGCCAAGGCCACGACCCGCGGCTCCATCACGGTTACCGGCTACACCGGCGTGTGGGTCCCCAGCGTCGGCGACACCCTGTCCATGACCCCGGTCAGGGACGGTCGTGCCGACGACGCCTCCGCCGCCGAGCTGGTCATCAACCGCGAGACCGGGACCGTCGCCCAGATCGGCGGCGTCACGACAGGCACCACGTTCGAGGTGGAGGCGGTCACCCCGCCGCCGCTGGTCGACGAGGAGATCGCGGTCCTCGCCGCCGACCCGTCGGTCTCGCTGCCGGCGCCCAGGATCGTGCCGGAGGAGCTGGCCGACCGGGTGCAGCGCTGGCAGGTCGACGACAAGTTCGCCGGCGGCTCGGGCGGCGAGCTCGCGCTGTTCCTGCGCGACGCCTTCCGCGAGCACGGCTTCTACTCCGACGGCATCGACGACGACGTCCCGGCCGGGCACGGCGCCAGTCGCCTGGCAGAGCTCACCAAGACCGCGACGCCCGTCGGGGACGCGGAGCAGTACGCCGCGGCCATGGCCGTCATCGGTCAGCAGATGGGCCTCCCGATCCGGGTGGTGCTGGGGTTCAAGGTGCCGCCGGGCGGCGACGACGTGCGCGGGCAGGACATCAGCGCCTGGACCGAGGTCAAGCTCGCGGGCGCCGGCTGGGTGCCCTTCGACCCGACCCCGCCCGAGGACCACAAGCTGCGCAAGCCCAACGACGACCCGGACGAGGAACCCCAGCCCCAGGTCCTGCAGCCACCGCGCGTGCCGGGCGAGCCGAAGGAGGCCAGCGACAACCTCCAGCAGGGCGACGGCCACCGCAAGGAGCTCGACGTGCTCGCGGTGCTCGGCACCATCCTCGGCATCGCCCTCGACGTCGCGAAGGTCGCGCTCCTGCTCTCGCCGCTGTGGGGGGTGCTGCTGTTCAAGTTCCTGCGCCGGCGACGCCGCCGCCGTGCCGACGACCCGACCCGGCGCCTGACCGGTGCCTGGCACGAGCTCGCCGACCGCGTGCGCGACCTCGGGGTGCGGCCCGCGCCGGGTTCCACCCGCCGCGAGAGCGCCTACGCCGTCGCGGAGAGGTACGACGCCGTGCCGGTCGTCACGCTCGCCCACACCGCCGACCGTCACGTATACGGCGCGGGCGAGCCCACCCCGGAGGAGGCACACGCCTACTGGGCCGACGTCGACACCGCGCTGCGCCGGATCCGCAAGGCCACCCCGTGGTGGCGTCGGCTGCTGGCCCGCTTCTCGCTGGCCTCCGTGCCGTGGCGGGCCGGCCTCGAGCGCCTCCGCGCCGGGCTCGGGAGCAGGGCGCGCCGTGCCGGGCGCTGGTTCGCCGCGCTGGGCCCGGTGGTCCGGGTCCGGGCCGGAGGGCGCCGACTGGCGCGGGGAGTGGCCGGGATCCTCCATCGCGACCGTTGA